The DNA window aaggcctcgtgctaggtagagatgagaatatacatatgagGCTTACATgattcactcccctgggcgatgtgggatgttacaatctaccTCATctaggggctcgacgtcctcgtcgacacacttccAGCCAtggattggctctaataccaaattgtcacatcccgacccgggccccTACCACATTCCGGGCTCTACttcatcgtagcacgatattgttcgcttttgGCCTCGATcactccctcacggttttgtttctgggaactcacgagcaatttcctagtgggtcacccatcctgggaatgctctggctctaatctcgcttaacttcggagtttttacggaacctgaagccagtgaactcTCAAAAGgcttcgtgctaggtaaagatgaaaatatacatataagacttacatgatccactcccatgggcgatgtgggatgttacaatccacccccttaggggcccgacgtcctcgttggcacactttcggccaaggattggctctgataccaaattgttacATCCTGGCTCGGGCCCCCAtcacatctcgggctcgacttcgttgtagcacgatattgtccgctttgggccccgactacgccctcacggttttatttctgggaactcacgagcaacttcctaatGGATCACCCATCTTGGAAATGCTCTGGCTCcaatctcgcttaacttcgaagttcctacggaacccgaagccaatgagctcccaaaaggtctcatgctaggtaaagatgaaaatatacatataagacttacatgatccactctcctgggcgatgtgagatgttacaattgTCAAAGACAATAATGTAGAGGCaaagattgtaattttgtaaggCATGTGAGAGTATACttgatatttgaaaattttattaaatgaacattgattactatgctttgaaaaaaaaaaaacttttaagaACCATAGTAGACTCTGCATctacttttatatgtttttctactttcattgacaacaatttttaaaaagaacacttttttttttgttttaccaaatACATTCAatgttccaatttttttttataagctacttttttttaaaagcatgaCAATCTCAAACCTATGTGCTTACAAAATTGAAATAAGGAACAATGAGTTAGACTTAGTGCTGAATCGAAATAAATTATAGCAATTTAAGGCTTTATTTTTGTTGATGGTGCTTGGTTCAAAGGGTTTTAGAGACATATATTAATTGTCTGTGACTGGTGAGCGGAGGAAGATCTTGTTATTCTTTATGCATTACGAATTACACATTTTGTATTATGGGTTATGATTTTTTAAGAGAAATTGGAATATCAGTCCTTGAACAATGACtgattttaggttttttttttttttgtttttgtttttagcaAACTGACTTAAATTAGTTTTAatctttaaatttaaaatcaattaGAATTGgtatttgaatttgaaaaaaaagaatgtGAAGCATTGATTCTTTATCTCAAGCCTATAagaattttcgttaaaattaagCACTTTAAAAGCACGTGTCTATTACGTGTTTAATTTTGACAGAAACTGTAACCACATTAACATCAAAGACTTTGCTCAAATTTACATGATTTGTGAATCCAAAAGAAACTCATACAACAACAATTAGTGGGCCAACGAAAAAGCCCATGAAACAGCCCGACCTACTTTACACATGGGCTATGCAGAAAAGATTAATCAGGGTTTTAGAAGGGTTTTACGAtagaattaataataaaaaaatagggATTTAGGGAATTTGAAGGTCAATCGAAGTCCCAACTCCTCCTCTGCACTCAGCTGTGTCTGCACCTCTCCTCCACCTCCAGGCGGTGGCTAAACTGGATTGCTGCTCACTCCCTCATGTAagtgtgtttctttttctttttcttttgttcttgaattttagggtttagggattGTAGAATTGGGGAAATTAGGGATTTGAATTATTTTGAACCTGAATCATTGAATTCAGTAGCCTTCCTCTCTCGAGTTGCCTCAAGCCTGCCACTCTTTCAGTCACGGTAAGCTTGATGGGTTTTAGTTGTCTCGCAATCCCGCGTTGGAGAATTGACGAAGTTAATTATGAATTATGTTGAGATTGACTGAATTTGTGAGTGTGGGTGTTTAGGGTTTATGAGATTTGAAGGAACGACTGTTGAGTTTTAAGTTAAGAAATTTCCAAGTATGTTGTTTTTCTCGAGAATTTGTGAGTGTAGCTCTCGTTCGTGACGTTCTGATTTGTATATTTGGATTCTATCCCCTCATTACCAATAGGTGTAGGCTATAGGCTATGTTTGGTCGAGCGATTTGCACGTCCCAAGGGATTGATGCCAAGTTTGTAAGGGATGGATCGCAAAATGTTAGATAACACGGATTATAAATGTCACATGCTTATACATGTATTTGTCCTAGTTTTAACAGTACATCTATTTGTAATATTTTGAGATATCATCTGGACCTATAGGAGATCAAATTGTTTTAACGATATGCTGTAGTTTAACACTGTGTTGGCTTTGTTCTAATTTCCCAAAGTAGTAATTAGAGCTAGCAAGATCAGCTAGCCAGACGTTTAGTGACGATGGTAACTTGTCGTGCTAATTTTTTCCTATAttcattcttttttttggtTGTCATCAACAGGTGGGGAATGCCATAGAAACAATGGACTCTGTTGAAAGTTTGACAAAATCTTTCTGCTAATGAAATTTGGATTTGATGTTCAGCCCTCTGCAGTTTTAAACCCTGGGTTCATGACTGACTACAGActctgaaaatttgaaaatggcAAGGTGCCTCTTCTTTCATCGGAAATCCATATTGAATGCCCTCAACAAACCCCAAAATCCAATCTCAGTCCCTCTCTCGTTCAATCTCTGCACAGACTCATTTGCCAACCAAACTCATCAACCCCAGATTGAAGACCCAACAGAGAACCACAACCCCACCAACCTCCAGGAGCAACAACACCATGAGCAAATCCAAAAGCTCCGAGTCCTCCTTCAGCAGGGTCGTTCTGAAACCGCACGGAGGCTCATCAAGTCTCTCATTCTCCCCAGTTCACCCTTCTCTTCCCCCACTGAGCTCTACACCTTGTTTTCTCTCTCTGCACCCTCCATGAAACCCGCATTCTGTGACATGCTTTTAGTGGCTTGTTCAGAGTCTAAGATGCCGAACGAAGCAGTAGAATTGTACAGTTTGATGAGGAAAAGTGGTGCACGCCCTTGCTTAGCTTCTCTCAATGTGATGCTTGAATCTTTGGTGACTTCGAAACAGTTTGGTAAGACCCTTGAATTGTTTTCGGAGATTTTTGAGTCCGGTCAGGGCATTCGACCTGATAAGTTCACGTATGGGAAGGCAATACAAGCTTCTGTAAAGTTAGGGGACCTGGAAAGGGCTGATCAGCTAGTGAATTCAATGAAGATGAAGCGGATGAGTCCAGGTGTGTTTGTGTATAATGTGTTGCTCAGCGGGATGtgtaaagagaagaaaatgagggatGCACAGAAGGTGTTTGATGAGATGGTTGAGGGAAAGGTGGCCCCAAATTTGGTTACATACAATACGATGATTGATGGGTATTCTAAGGTTGGTGAGTTGGAGAAGGCCTTTGAATTGAGAGAGAGGATGAAGGATGAGAATGTGGAAGCTAATATGGTCACATATAATACAATGCTTAGTGGACTTTGTCGGGTGAAGAGAATGGAGGACGCGAAAAGGATTTTAGAAGAGATGGAAGCTCACGGCTTTGCGCCTGATGGTTTTACTTATAGCATACTCTTTGATGGGCATTTCAGGTGTGGGGATGGTGAGGGGTCACTGGCTTTATTTGAAGAAGCAAACAGGAAAGGTGTGAGGATTAATAGTTATACTTGTAGCATTTTGTTGAATGGCTTGTGCAAGGAAGGAAACATTGAGAAGGCAGAGGACGTTTTGAGGAAACTAATGGACACTGGTTTTGTTCCAGAtgtagtagtatataatactatCGTCAGTGGTTATTGTCGAATTGGTGAGATAGACAAAGCCATCTTGGCCATTGAACAAATGGAAGTTCGCGGGTTGAAGCTGAATTGCATCACCTTCAATTCTTTGATTGACAAGGTCTGTGAGACAAAGGATATGGGTATGGCTGAGGAATGGGTGAAGAAGATGGCAAAGAAGGGAGTTATTCCAAATTTGGAGACGTATAACATCCTTATTAATGGCTACGGGCAGATGTGCGTATTTGATAAGTGTTTCCAGATTCTTGAAGTGATGGAAAATAAGGGGATTAAGCCAAATATTGTGAGCTATGGTTCTCTTGTAAATGGTTTATGCAAAGACGGGAGGCTTCTTGAAGCTGAGATAGTACTGAGGGACATGGTAAGCAGAGGGGTTTTGCCAAATGCACAAATATATAATATGCTCAT is part of the Malus domestica chromosome 12, GDT2T_hap1 genome and encodes:
- the LOC103449383 gene encoding pentatricopeptide repeat-containing protein At5g12100, mitochondrial, encoding MARCLFFHRKSILNALNKPQNPISVPLSFNLCTDSFANQTHQPQIEDPTENHNPTNLQEQQHHEQIQKLRVLLQQGRSETARRLIKSLILPSSPFSSPTELYTLFSLSAPSMKPAFCDMLLVACSESKMPNEAVELYSLMRKSGARPCLASLNVMLESLVTSKQFGKTLELFSEIFESGQGIRPDKFTYGKAIQASVKLGDLERADQLVNSMKMKRMSPGVFVYNVLLSGMCKEKKMRDAQKVFDEMVEGKVAPNLVTYNTMIDGYSKVGELEKAFELRERMKDENVEANMVTYNTMLSGLCRVKRMEDAKRILEEMEAHGFAPDGFTYSILFDGHFRCGDGEGSLALFEEANRKGVRINSYTCSILLNGLCKEGNIEKAEDVLRKLMDTGFVPDVVVYNTIVSGYCRIGEIDKAILAIEQMEVRGLKLNCITFNSLIDKVCETKDMGMAEEWVKKMAKKGVIPNLETYNILINGYGQMCVFDKCFQILEVMENKGIKPNIVSYGSLVNGLCKDGRLLEAEIVLRDMVSRGVLPNAQIYNMLIGGTSTVGNLKDAFRFFDEMAKTGINPTLVTYNALIHGLCKKGRVMEAEDYVSQITSSGYSADVITYNSLISGYSDAGNTQKCLELYETIKSLGMKPTLYTYHPLISRCSREDMALAEKLYSEMLQMGLVPDRIVYNALIHGYAEHGDTQKALALHSEMVNQKIYVDRMTYNSLILGHFKQGKISEVKDLVNDMKAQGLAPKADTYNLLVKGHCELKDFSGAYFWYRELFKNGFLLNALTCLELTSGLQKEGRLREAEIVCSEMSVKGLNDCSSNEDVFSVANVKGTDVCHS